One window from the genome of Mauremys mutica isolate MM-2020 ecotype Southern chromosome 4, ASM2049712v1, whole genome shotgun sequence encodes:
- the NDUFB1 gene encoding NADH dehydrogenase [ubiquinone] 1 beta subcomplex subunit 1 produces the protein MVNFVQAVRDYWVHILCPMGFFIGCYLDRMNDEKLTAFRNKSMLFKRELKPGEEVTWK, from the exons ATGGTGAATTTTGTCCAAGCTGTGCGTGATTACTGGGTCCATATTTTGTGTCCCATGGGATTTTTTATTGGATGCTATCTGGACAGAATGAATGATGAAAAACTAACAGCTTTCAGAAACAAGAGCATGTTGTTTAAAAG GGAATTGAAACCCGGTGAAGAAGTTACCTGGAAATAA
- the ATXN3 gene encoding ataxin-3 isoform X3 has protein sequence MIGCCGAGMWSREVEAAAGLGQINMEVIFHERQEGSLCAQHCLNNLLQGEYFSPVELSSIAQQLDEEERIRMAEGGVSSEEYRTFLQQPSGNMDDSGYFSIQVISNALKVWGLELILFNSPEYQRLGIDPINERSFICNYKEHWFTVRKLGKQWFNLNSLLMGPELISDTYLALFLAQLQQEGYSIFVVKGDLPDCEADQLLQMIQVQQMQRPKLIGEETAQSRDERGQKTDLEQALDVNHPYDGTGMLDEDEENFQRALALSKQEIDMEDEEADLRRAIQLSMQGGHRSEFSDSVSQNIPHSSGISQSESLSSEELRRRRQTYFEKQQQQLQQGQTPDLHDKPTTSSNALGTDPE, from the exons ATGATtggctgctgtggggctgggatgTGGTCACGTGAGGTGGAGGCCGCTGCTGGCttgggacaaataaacatggagGTCATCTTCCATGAGAGG CAAGAAGGCTCATTGTGCGCTCAGCACTGTCTGAATAACTTACTACAAGGGGAATATTTTAGCCCTGTGGAGTTATCTTCTATTGCACAGCAGCTAGATGAGGAAGAGAGAATAAGAATGGCAGAGGGAGGAGTGTCTAGTGAAGAGTACAGAACGTTTTTACAG CAGCCTTCTGGAAATATGGATGACAGTGGCTACTTCTCCATTCAA GTTATAAGCAATGCCTTGAAAGTTTGGGGTTTAGAACTAATCCTCTTCAACAGCCCAGAGTATCAGAGGCTCGGGATCGACCCTAT AAATGAAAGATCATTTATTTGTAATTATAAGGAACACTGGTTTACAGTTCGAAAGTTAGGAAAACAG TGGTTTAACTTGAACTCTCTCCTGATGGGTCCAGAACTAATATCAGATACATACCTTGCACTTTTCTTGGCTCAGTTACAACAGGAAG GTTATTCTATATTTGTTGTAAAGGGTGACCTGCCAGATTGTGAGGCTGACCAACTACTGCAAATGATTCAGGTACAGCAGATGCAGCGACCAAAACTGATTGGGGAAGAGACTGCACAATCAAGAGATGAAAG GGGGCAAAAAACTGACCTGGAACAAGCTTTAGACGTTAACCATCCCTATGATGGAACAGGCATGTTAGATGAAGATGAGGAGAATTTCCAAAGAGCCCTTGCTCTAAGTAAACAGGAAATTGATATGGAAGATGAAGAAGCTGATCTTCGTAGAGCCATTCAACTTAGTATGCAAG GAGGTCATCGAAGTGAGTTTTCAGACTCTGTATCGCAGAATATACCACATTCGTCTGGTATAAGTCAGTCTGAATCTCTTTCTTCAGAAGAGCTGCGAAGGAGAAGACAGACATATTTTGAAAA ACAGCAGCAACAGTTGCAGCAAGGCCAGACCCCAGATTTACATGATAAACCAACTACAAGTTCAAATGcactaggaacagacccag AATGA
- the ATXN3 gene encoding ataxin-3 isoform X2, whose protein sequence is MIGCCGAGMWSREVEAAAGLGQINMEVIFHERQEGSLCAQHCLNNLLQGEYFSPVELSSIAQQLDEEERIRMAEGGVSSEEYRTFLQPSGNMDDSGYFSIQVISNALKVWGLELILFNSPEYQRLGIDPINERSFICNYKEHWFTVRKLGKQWFNLNSLLMGPELISDTYLALFLAQLQQEGYSIFVVKGDLPDCEADQLLQMIQVQQMQRPKLIGEETAQSRDERGQKTDLEQALDVNHPYDGTGMLDEDEENFQRALALSKQEIDMEDEEADLRRAIQLSMQGGHRSEFSDSVSQNIPHSSGISQSESLSSEELRRRRQTYFEKQQQQLQQGQTPDLHDKPTTSSNALGTDPGGDMSEEDMLQAAMNMSLETVRNCLNTEEKK, encoded by the exons ATGATtggctgctgtggggctgggatgTGGTCACGTGAGGTGGAGGCCGCTGCTGGCttgggacaaataaacatggagGTCATCTTCCATGAGAGG CAAGAAGGCTCATTGTGCGCTCAGCACTGTCTGAATAACTTACTACAAGGGGAATATTTTAGCCCTGTGGAGTTATCTTCTATTGCACAGCAGCTAGATGAGGAAGAGAGAATAAGAATGGCAGAGGGAGGAGTGTCTAGTGAAGAGTACAGAACGTTTTTACAG CCTTCTGGAAATATGGATGACAGTGGCTACTTCTCCATTCAA GTTATAAGCAATGCCTTGAAAGTTTGGGGTTTAGAACTAATCCTCTTCAACAGCCCAGAGTATCAGAGGCTCGGGATCGACCCTAT AAATGAAAGATCATTTATTTGTAATTATAAGGAACACTGGTTTACAGTTCGAAAGTTAGGAAAACAG TGGTTTAACTTGAACTCTCTCCTGATGGGTCCAGAACTAATATCAGATACATACCTTGCACTTTTCTTGGCTCAGTTACAACAGGAAG GTTATTCTATATTTGTTGTAAAGGGTGACCTGCCAGATTGTGAGGCTGACCAACTACTGCAAATGATTCAGGTACAGCAGATGCAGCGACCAAAACTGATTGGGGAAGAGACTGCACAATCAAGAGATGAAAG GGGGCAAAAAACTGACCTGGAACAAGCTTTAGACGTTAACCATCCCTATGATGGAACAGGCATGTTAGATGAAGATGAGGAGAATTTCCAAAGAGCCCTTGCTCTAAGTAAACAGGAAATTGATATGGAAGATGAAGAAGCTGATCTTCGTAGAGCCATTCAACTTAGTATGCAAG GAGGTCATCGAAGTGAGTTTTCAGACTCTGTATCGCAGAATATACCACATTCGTCTGGTATAAGTCAGTCTGAATCTCTTTCTTCAGAAGAGCTGCGAAGGAGAAGACAGACATATTTTGAAAA ACAGCAGCAACAGTTGCAGCAAGGCCAGACCCCAGATTTACATGATAAACCAACTACAAGTTCAAATGcactaggaacagacccag GAGGTGATATGAGTGAAGAAGACATGCTTCAAGCAGCCATGAATATGTCCTTGGAAACTGTTAGGAACTGCCTGAATACAGAAGAAAAgaaatga
- the ATXN3 gene encoding ataxin-3 isoform X5, whose translation MIGCCGAGMWSREVEAAAGLGQINMEVIFHERQEGSLCAQHCLNNLLQGEYFSPVELSSIAQQLDEEERIRMAEGGVSSEEYRTFLQPSGNMDDSGYFSIQWFNLNSLLMGPELISDTYLALFLAQLQQEGYSIFVVKGDLPDCEADQLLQMIQVQQMQRPKLIGEETAQSRDERGQKTDLEQALDVNHPYDGTGMLDEDEENFQRALALSKQEIDMEDEEADLRRAIQLSMQGGHRSEFSDSVSQNIPHSSGISQSESLSSEELRRRRQTYFEKQQQQLQQGQTPDLHDKPTTSSNALGTDPGGDMSEEDMLQAAMNMSLETVRNCLNTEEKK comes from the exons ATGATtggctgctgtggggctgggatgTGGTCACGTGAGGTGGAGGCCGCTGCTGGCttgggacaaataaacatggagGTCATCTTCCATGAGAGG CAAGAAGGCTCATTGTGCGCTCAGCACTGTCTGAATAACTTACTACAAGGGGAATATTTTAGCCCTGTGGAGTTATCTTCTATTGCACAGCAGCTAGATGAGGAAGAGAGAATAAGAATGGCAGAGGGAGGAGTGTCTAGTGAAGAGTACAGAACGTTTTTACAG CCTTCTGGAAATATGGATGACAGTGGCTACTTCTCCATTCAA TGGTTTAACTTGAACTCTCTCCTGATGGGTCCAGAACTAATATCAGATACATACCTTGCACTTTTCTTGGCTCAGTTACAACAGGAAG GTTATTCTATATTTGTTGTAAAGGGTGACCTGCCAGATTGTGAGGCTGACCAACTACTGCAAATGATTCAGGTACAGCAGATGCAGCGACCAAAACTGATTGGGGAAGAGACTGCACAATCAAGAGATGAAAG GGGGCAAAAAACTGACCTGGAACAAGCTTTAGACGTTAACCATCCCTATGATGGAACAGGCATGTTAGATGAAGATGAGGAGAATTTCCAAAGAGCCCTTGCTCTAAGTAAACAGGAAATTGATATGGAAGATGAAGAAGCTGATCTTCGTAGAGCCATTCAACTTAGTATGCAAG GAGGTCATCGAAGTGAGTTTTCAGACTCTGTATCGCAGAATATACCACATTCGTCTGGTATAAGTCAGTCTGAATCTCTTTCTTCAGAAGAGCTGCGAAGGAGAAGACAGACATATTTTGAAAA ACAGCAGCAACAGTTGCAGCAAGGCCAGACCCCAGATTTACATGATAAACCAACTACAAGTTCAAATGcactaggaacagacccag GAGGTGATATGAGTGAAGAAGACATGCTTCAAGCAGCCATGAATATGTCCTTGGAAACTGTTAGGAACTGCCTGAATACAGAAGAAAAgaaatga
- the ATXN3 gene encoding ataxin-3 isoform X8: MIGCCGAGMWSREVEAAAGLGQINMEVIFHERQEGSLCAQHCLNNLLQGEYFSPVELSSIAQQLDEEERIRMAEGGVSSEEYRTFLQQPSGNMDDSGYFSIQVISNALKVWGLELILFNSPEYQRLGIDPINERSFICNYKEHWFTVRKLGKQWFNLNSLLMGPELISDTYLALFLAQLQQEGYSIFVVKGDLPDCEADQLLQMIQVQQMQRPKLIGEETAQSRDERLTSMALQ; this comes from the exons ATGATtggctgctgtggggctgggatgTGGTCACGTGAGGTGGAGGCCGCTGCTGGCttgggacaaataaacatggagGTCATCTTCCATGAGAGG CAAGAAGGCTCATTGTGCGCTCAGCACTGTCTGAATAACTTACTACAAGGGGAATATTTTAGCCCTGTGGAGTTATCTTCTATTGCACAGCAGCTAGATGAGGAAGAGAGAATAAGAATGGCAGAGGGAGGAGTGTCTAGTGAAGAGTACAGAACGTTTTTACAG CAGCCTTCTGGAAATATGGATGACAGTGGCTACTTCTCCATTCAA GTTATAAGCAATGCCTTGAAAGTTTGGGGTTTAGAACTAATCCTCTTCAACAGCCCAGAGTATCAGAGGCTCGGGATCGACCCTAT AAATGAAAGATCATTTATTTGTAATTATAAGGAACACTGGTTTACAGTTCGAAAGTTAGGAAAACAG TGGTTTAACTTGAACTCTCTCCTGATGGGTCCAGAACTAATATCAGATACATACCTTGCACTTTTCTTGGCTCAGTTACAACAGGAAG GTTATTCTATATTTGTTGTAAAGGGTGACCTGCCAGATTGTGAGGCTGACCAACTACTGCAAATGATTCAGGTACAGCAGATGCAGCGACCAAAACTGATTGGGGAAGAGACTGCACAATCAAGAGATGAAAG GTTAACTTCCATGGCTCTGCAATAG
- the ATXN3 gene encoding ataxin-3 isoform X4, with protein sequence MIGCCGAGMWSREVEAAAGLGQINMEVIFHERQEGSLCAQHCLNNLLQGEYFSPVELSSIAQQLDEEERIRMAEGGVSSEEYRTFLQQPSGNMDDSGYFSIQWFNLNSLLMGPELISDTYLALFLAQLQQEGYSIFVVKGDLPDCEADQLLQMIQVQQMQRPKLIGEETAQSRDERGQKTDLEQALDVNHPYDGTGMLDEDEENFQRALALSKQEIDMEDEEADLRRAIQLSMQGGHRSEFSDSVSQNIPHSSGISQSESLSSEELRRRRQTYFEKQQQQLQQGQTPDLHDKPTTSSNALGTDPGGDMSEEDMLQAAMNMSLETVRNCLNTEEKK encoded by the exons ATGATtggctgctgtggggctgggatgTGGTCACGTGAGGTGGAGGCCGCTGCTGGCttgggacaaataaacatggagGTCATCTTCCATGAGAGG CAAGAAGGCTCATTGTGCGCTCAGCACTGTCTGAATAACTTACTACAAGGGGAATATTTTAGCCCTGTGGAGTTATCTTCTATTGCACAGCAGCTAGATGAGGAAGAGAGAATAAGAATGGCAGAGGGAGGAGTGTCTAGTGAAGAGTACAGAACGTTTTTACAG CAGCCTTCTGGAAATATGGATGACAGTGGCTACTTCTCCATTCAA TGGTTTAACTTGAACTCTCTCCTGATGGGTCCAGAACTAATATCAGATACATACCTTGCACTTTTCTTGGCTCAGTTACAACAGGAAG GTTATTCTATATTTGTTGTAAAGGGTGACCTGCCAGATTGTGAGGCTGACCAACTACTGCAAATGATTCAGGTACAGCAGATGCAGCGACCAAAACTGATTGGGGAAGAGACTGCACAATCAAGAGATGAAAG GGGGCAAAAAACTGACCTGGAACAAGCTTTAGACGTTAACCATCCCTATGATGGAACAGGCATGTTAGATGAAGATGAGGAGAATTTCCAAAGAGCCCTTGCTCTAAGTAAACAGGAAATTGATATGGAAGATGAAGAAGCTGATCTTCGTAGAGCCATTCAACTTAGTATGCAAG GAGGTCATCGAAGTGAGTTTTCAGACTCTGTATCGCAGAATATACCACATTCGTCTGGTATAAGTCAGTCTGAATCTCTTTCTTCAGAAGAGCTGCGAAGGAGAAGACAGACATATTTTGAAAA ACAGCAGCAACAGTTGCAGCAAGGCCAGACCCCAGATTTACATGATAAACCAACTACAAGTTCAAATGcactaggaacagacccag GAGGTGATATGAGTGAAGAAGACATGCTTCAAGCAGCCATGAATATGTCCTTGGAAACTGTTAGGAACTGCCTGAATACAGAAGAAAAgaaatga
- the ATXN3 gene encoding ataxin-3 isoform X1, protein MIGCCGAGMWSREVEAAAGLGQINMEVIFHERQEGSLCAQHCLNNLLQGEYFSPVELSSIAQQLDEEERIRMAEGGVSSEEYRTFLQQPSGNMDDSGYFSIQVISNALKVWGLELILFNSPEYQRLGIDPINERSFICNYKEHWFTVRKLGKQWFNLNSLLMGPELISDTYLALFLAQLQQEGYSIFVVKGDLPDCEADQLLQMIQVQQMQRPKLIGEETAQSRDERGQKTDLEQALDVNHPYDGTGMLDEDEENFQRALALSKQEIDMEDEEADLRRAIQLSMQGGHRSEFSDSVSQNIPHSSGISQSESLSSEELRRRRQTYFEKQQQQLQQGQTPDLHDKPTTSSNALGTDPGGDMSEEDMLQAAMNMSLETVRNCLNTEEKK, encoded by the exons ATGATtggctgctgtggggctgggatgTGGTCACGTGAGGTGGAGGCCGCTGCTGGCttgggacaaataaacatggagGTCATCTTCCATGAGAGG CAAGAAGGCTCATTGTGCGCTCAGCACTGTCTGAATAACTTACTACAAGGGGAATATTTTAGCCCTGTGGAGTTATCTTCTATTGCACAGCAGCTAGATGAGGAAGAGAGAATAAGAATGGCAGAGGGAGGAGTGTCTAGTGAAGAGTACAGAACGTTTTTACAG CAGCCTTCTGGAAATATGGATGACAGTGGCTACTTCTCCATTCAA GTTATAAGCAATGCCTTGAAAGTTTGGGGTTTAGAACTAATCCTCTTCAACAGCCCAGAGTATCAGAGGCTCGGGATCGACCCTAT AAATGAAAGATCATTTATTTGTAATTATAAGGAACACTGGTTTACAGTTCGAAAGTTAGGAAAACAG TGGTTTAACTTGAACTCTCTCCTGATGGGTCCAGAACTAATATCAGATACATACCTTGCACTTTTCTTGGCTCAGTTACAACAGGAAG GTTATTCTATATTTGTTGTAAAGGGTGACCTGCCAGATTGTGAGGCTGACCAACTACTGCAAATGATTCAGGTACAGCAGATGCAGCGACCAAAACTGATTGGGGAAGAGACTGCACAATCAAGAGATGAAAG GGGGCAAAAAACTGACCTGGAACAAGCTTTAGACGTTAACCATCCCTATGATGGAACAGGCATGTTAGATGAAGATGAGGAGAATTTCCAAAGAGCCCTTGCTCTAAGTAAACAGGAAATTGATATGGAAGATGAAGAAGCTGATCTTCGTAGAGCCATTCAACTTAGTATGCAAG GAGGTCATCGAAGTGAGTTTTCAGACTCTGTATCGCAGAATATACCACATTCGTCTGGTATAAGTCAGTCTGAATCTCTTTCTTCAGAAGAGCTGCGAAGGAGAAGACAGACATATTTTGAAAA ACAGCAGCAACAGTTGCAGCAAGGCCAGACCCCAGATTTACATGATAAACCAACTACAAGTTCAAATGcactaggaacagacccag GAGGTGATATGAGTGAAGAAGACATGCTTCAAGCAGCCATGAATATGTCCTTGGAAACTGTTAGGAACTGCCTGAATACAGAAGAAAAgaaatga
- the ATXN3 gene encoding ataxin-3 isoform X6: MAEGGVSSEEYRTFLQQPSGNMDDSGYFSIQVISNALKVWGLELILFNSPEYQRLGIDPINERSFICNYKEHWFTVRKLGKQWFNLNSLLMGPELISDTYLALFLAQLQQEGYSIFVVKGDLPDCEADQLLQMIQVQQMQRPKLIGEETAQSRDERGQKTDLEQALDVNHPYDGTGMLDEDEENFQRALALSKQEIDMEDEEADLRRAIQLSMQGGHRSEFSDSVSQNIPHSSGISQSESLSSEELRRRRQTYFEKQQQQLQQGQTPDLHDKPTTSSNALGTDPGGDMSEEDMLQAAMNMSLETVRNCLNTEEKK; the protein is encoded by the exons ATGGCAGAGGGAGGAGTGTCTAGTGAAGAGTACAGAACGTTTTTACAG CAGCCTTCTGGAAATATGGATGACAGTGGCTACTTCTCCATTCAA GTTATAAGCAATGCCTTGAAAGTTTGGGGTTTAGAACTAATCCTCTTCAACAGCCCAGAGTATCAGAGGCTCGGGATCGACCCTAT AAATGAAAGATCATTTATTTGTAATTATAAGGAACACTGGTTTACAGTTCGAAAGTTAGGAAAACAG TGGTTTAACTTGAACTCTCTCCTGATGGGTCCAGAACTAATATCAGATACATACCTTGCACTTTTCTTGGCTCAGTTACAACAGGAAG GTTATTCTATATTTGTTGTAAAGGGTGACCTGCCAGATTGTGAGGCTGACCAACTACTGCAAATGATTCAGGTACAGCAGATGCAGCGACCAAAACTGATTGGGGAAGAGACTGCACAATCAAGAGATGAAAG GGGGCAAAAAACTGACCTGGAACAAGCTTTAGACGTTAACCATCCCTATGATGGAACAGGCATGTTAGATGAAGATGAGGAGAATTTCCAAAGAGCCCTTGCTCTAAGTAAACAGGAAATTGATATGGAAGATGAAGAAGCTGATCTTCGTAGAGCCATTCAACTTAGTATGCAAG GAGGTCATCGAAGTGAGTTTTCAGACTCTGTATCGCAGAATATACCACATTCGTCTGGTATAAGTCAGTCTGAATCTCTTTCTTCAGAAGAGCTGCGAAGGAGAAGACAGACATATTTTGAAAA ACAGCAGCAACAGTTGCAGCAAGGCCAGACCCCAGATTTACATGATAAACCAACTACAAGTTCAAATGcactaggaacagacccag GAGGTGATATGAGTGAAGAAGACATGCTTCAAGCAGCCATGAATATGTCCTTGGAAACTGTTAGGAACTGCCTGAATACAGAAGAAAAgaaatga
- the ATXN3 gene encoding ataxin-3 isoform X7: MTVATSPFKNERSFICNYKEHWFTVRKLGKQWFNLNSLLMGPELISDTYLALFLAQLQQEGYSIFVVKGDLPDCEADQLLQMIQVQQMQRPKLIGEETAQSRDERGQKTDLEQALDVNHPYDGTGMLDEDEENFQRALALSKQEIDMEDEEADLRRAIQLSMQGGHRSEFSDSVSQNIPHSSGISQSESLSSEELRRRRQTYFEKQQQQLQQGQTPDLHDKPTTSSNALGTDPGGDMSEEDMLQAAMNMSLETVRNCLNTEEKK; the protein is encoded by the exons ATGACAGTGGCTACTTCTCCATTCAA AAATGAAAGATCATTTATTTGTAATTATAAGGAACACTGGTTTACAGTTCGAAAGTTAGGAAAACAG TGGTTTAACTTGAACTCTCTCCTGATGGGTCCAGAACTAATATCAGATACATACCTTGCACTTTTCTTGGCTCAGTTACAACAGGAAG GTTATTCTATATTTGTTGTAAAGGGTGACCTGCCAGATTGTGAGGCTGACCAACTACTGCAAATGATTCAGGTACAGCAGATGCAGCGACCAAAACTGATTGGGGAAGAGACTGCACAATCAAGAGATGAAAG GGGGCAAAAAACTGACCTGGAACAAGCTTTAGACGTTAACCATCCCTATGATGGAACAGGCATGTTAGATGAAGATGAGGAGAATTTCCAAAGAGCCCTTGCTCTAAGTAAACAGGAAATTGATATGGAAGATGAAGAAGCTGATCTTCGTAGAGCCATTCAACTTAGTATGCAAG GAGGTCATCGAAGTGAGTTTTCAGACTCTGTATCGCAGAATATACCACATTCGTCTGGTATAAGTCAGTCTGAATCTCTTTCTTCAGAAGAGCTGCGAAGGAGAAGACAGACATATTTTGAAAA ACAGCAGCAACAGTTGCAGCAAGGCCAGACCCCAGATTTACATGATAAACCAACTACAAGTTCAAATGcactaggaacagacccag GAGGTGATATGAGTGAAGAAGACATGCTTCAAGCAGCCATGAATATGTCCTTGGAAACTGTTAGGAACTGCCTGAATACAGAAGAAAAgaaatga